A genomic stretch from Polyangium spumosum includes:
- a CDS encoding PP2C family protein-serine/threonine phosphatase yields MDEMSVVHELTLEHATRIENELELQNRIVSEDLEVARGIQQALLPDSSTLSADLEIAIYHKQLAEVGGDYYDFSQLPGERFAVSVFDISGHGVSAALIMAFLKSQIENATRRSDSPSAIVDWVNRASYAFLRGVRRYATVNFVVFSDRFIRYVSGGGYGLLVRHGMQRTFNRVGNYIGLRTKPFREFELPFEQGDVLALYTDGMVEALDAEGKGYTVQRLNDIIARHSEEPVQDILKRCVDDYTAFRAEDIDDITLLIMRRCAK; encoded by the coding sequence ATGGACGAGATGTCCGTGGTGCACGAGCTCACGCTCGAGCATGCGACACGTATCGAGAACGAGCTCGAGCTTCAGAACCGGATCGTGAGCGAGGACCTCGAGGTCGCCCGAGGCATCCAGCAGGCGCTCTTGCCAGATTCGTCGACGCTCTCCGCGGACCTGGAAATCGCCATTTACCACAAGCAGCTCGCGGAGGTTGGAGGGGACTACTACGACTTTTCCCAGCTACCCGGGGAACGCTTTGCGGTCAGCGTGTTCGACATCTCGGGGCACGGGGTGTCGGCGGCGCTCATCATGGCCTTCTTGAAGTCGCAGATCGAGAATGCGACGCGGCGCTCCGATAGCCCGAGCGCGATCGTGGATTGGGTCAACCGTGCGTCGTATGCCTTCCTCCGCGGAGTGAGGCGTTACGCCACGGTGAACTTCGTCGTGTTCAGCGATCGGTTCATCCGGTACGTATCCGGCGGCGGTTACGGACTTCTGGTCCGGCACGGGATGCAGCGAACGTTCAACAGGGTGGGCAATTACATCGGTTTGAGGACCAAGCCGTTTCGTGAGTTCGAGCTGCCGTTCGAGCAGGGAGACGTCCTGGCGCTATACACGGACGGTATGGTCGAGGCTTTAGATGCAGAGGGAAAGGGTTATACCGTGCAACGTCTCAACGACATCATCGCGCGGCATAGCGAAGAGCCCGTCCAGGATATCCTGAAAAGATGTGTAGACGATTACACAGCCTTCAGGGCCGAGGACATCGACGACATCACGCTCCTCATCATGCGAAGGTGCGCTAAATGA
- a CDS encoding class I SAM-dependent methyltransferase has translation MLLRVLEPEVMDTPEEARDYDAMDHAAVNRAFCEDVLAVLPSPGRVLDVGTGTARIPIELCRLAEGAEVVAIDLADHMLALAQENITRAGLASRVTVAKIDAKALPWPDGSFGAVLSNSIVHHIPEPAAVLAEMWRVTSRGGVLFVRDLHRPDSEAEIDHLVALHGGAPPADPAALPSFEHQRSLFRASLAAALTVAEVVALVAPLGIPASAVRMTSDRHWTLSAVKP, from the coding sequence ATGCTGCTGCGCGTCCTCGAACCCGAGGTCATGGACACGCCCGAGGAGGCCCGTGACTACGACGCTATGGACCACGCCGCGGTGAACCGCGCGTTCTGCGAGGACGTGCTCGCGGTCCTGCCGAGCCCCGGGCGCGTGCTCGACGTCGGCACGGGAACGGCGCGGATCCCCATCGAGCTCTGCAGGCTCGCGGAGGGCGCCGAGGTCGTGGCGATCGATCTCGCCGACCACATGCTCGCCCTCGCGCAGGAGAACATCACGCGCGCCGGGCTCGCGTCACGCGTGACCGTCGCGAAGATCGACGCGAAGGCCCTGCCCTGGCCGGACGGCTCCTTCGGCGCCGTCCTCTCGAACTCGATCGTCCACCACATCCCCGAGCCCGCGGCGGTCCTCGCGGAGATGTGGCGCGTGACCTCGCGCGGCGGCGTGCTCTTCGTGCGCGACCTGCACCGGCCCGACAGCGAAGCCGAGATCGATCACCTCGTCGCGCTCCACGGCGGCGCGCCCCCGGCCGATCCCGCTGCTTTGCCTTCGTTTGAGCACCAACGATCCCTCTTCCGCGCCTCCCTCGCCGCGGCGCTCACCGTGGCCGAGGTCGTCGCGCTCGTCGCGCCGCTCGGGATCCCCGCGTCCGCGGTGCGGATGACGAGCGATCGGCACTGGACGCTCTCCGCCGTCAAACCCTGA
- a CDS encoding class I SAM-dependent methyltransferase → MPVALNMRLTGNEEQEVTLTGTLRPFVAEEMASVRSSLEQAARSARGTLCVNLKRLKYMNNVAFLELNRFVRWVAHARPDLRIKFVLSSVIPWAIRKFQVIAELYPAVTIEVYDKALYPTQPVLEDDEFINVLRMQEKLIWNHEQDILVQHGLRPGLRVADICCGLGCFDIFIQRDFRPEYLVGVDHSRPLLRYARQVVSDYGLENIEYQYGDAAALLLADNSFDFVACRLSLQIFHQPEKILHELVRICRPGGRIYITNEMLSCMVGYPNEEVIQQGYKSFLQVSRQGGVDLDMGPKGRFLLQGAGLEDIKISQINVSNTNSDPNDLARVVELWIRVAWQFGAAAGADPSLHADVEKGLRAHMETILSDRGYAVWPIIAASGRKPFRTS, encoded by the coding sequence ATGCCCGTGGCGCTCAACATGCGCCTGACGGGCAACGAGGAGCAGGAGGTGACCCTCACGGGGACGCTCCGCCCGTTCGTCGCCGAGGAGATGGCCTCGGTCCGGAGCTCGCTCGAGCAGGCCGCGCGGAGCGCGCGGGGCACGTTGTGCGTGAACTTGAAGCGCCTCAAGTACATGAACAACGTCGCGTTCCTCGAGCTGAACCGCTTCGTGCGGTGGGTGGCTCACGCGCGCCCCGACCTGCGCATCAAGTTCGTCCTTTCGAGCGTCATACCCTGGGCCATACGGAAGTTCCAGGTCATCGCCGAGCTCTATCCGGCCGTCACGATCGAGGTCTATGACAAGGCCCTCTATCCGACCCAGCCGGTGCTCGAGGACGACGAGTTCATCAACGTCCTCCGGATGCAGGAGAAGCTCATCTGGAACCACGAGCAGGACATCCTCGTGCAGCACGGCTTGCGGCCGGGGCTCCGGGTGGCGGACATCTGCTGTGGCCTCGGCTGCTTCGACATCTTCATCCAGCGTGACTTCCGGCCCGAGTATCTCGTCGGGGTCGATCATTCGAGGCCTCTCCTCCGGTATGCCCGTCAGGTGGTATCGGATTACGGCCTGGAGAACATCGAGTATCAATACGGCGACGCCGCGGCGCTCCTCCTCGCGGACAACTCGTTCGACTTCGTGGCTTGCCGGCTATCGCTCCAGATCTTCCACCAGCCCGAGAAGATCCTCCACGAGCTCGTGCGGATATGCCGCCCCGGCGGTCGTATCTACATCACGAACGAGATGCTTTCCTGTATGGTGGGATACCCGAATGAGGAGGTCATCCAGCAGGGGTACAAGAGCTTCCTCCAGGTGAGCCGTCAGGGCGGCGTCGACCTCGACATGGGCCCGAAGGGTCGGTTCCTCCTCCAGGGCGCGGGGCTCGAGGACATCAAGATCAGCCAGATCAACGTCAGCAACACGAACTCCGATCCGAACGACCTCGCGCGCGTGGTCGAGCTCTGGATCCGCGTCGCCTGGCAGTTTGGCGCGGCGGCTGGCGCCGATCCTTCGCTGCACGCCGACGTCGAGAAGGGCCTGCGGGCCCACATGGAGACCATCCTCAGCGACCGCGGTTACGCGGTATGGCCCATCATCGCGGCGTCCGGGCGCAAGCCGTTCCGGACCAGTTGA
- a CDS encoding slr1658 superfamily regulator translates to MSEIIGVYSLDDSFSEHMSLTLYPDSFAVRWSLCNLTANFMAEYFAELFPDADNDGKLISRAEVSGAVSYVLNELVENAVKFNRSGDINVTVGIGKEDLVCLVSNHIANGEVPPLREKLLELSREDPGELLRRQAEANAEDVEATGSGLGYLIIMSDYGVSLGWKLDPVSAQNTCIRTMARLPILKERARMEIKGGNYRVWYDPAEVTVYFEGILRLGGPQEYQPIEDLLEKVLLGNAKSITIDMRTLNFLNSSGINVLYKFAIAMRKKGDVQLVVRGSKAIPWQGKSLPNLKKFNQNFEMIFCD, encoded by the coding sequence ATGAGTGAGATCATTGGCGTCTATTCGCTGGACGACTCGTTCAGCGAGCACATGTCGTTGACCCTGTACCCGGATTCGTTCGCGGTGCGGTGGAGCCTCTGCAACCTCACGGCGAACTTCATGGCGGAGTACTTCGCCGAGCTTTTTCCGGACGCGGACAACGACGGGAAGCTCATCAGCCGGGCGGAGGTGAGCGGCGCGGTGAGCTACGTGCTCAACGAGCTCGTGGAGAACGCCGTCAAGTTCAACCGCAGCGGTGACATCAACGTCACGGTCGGGATTGGCAAGGAAGACCTGGTGTGCCTGGTGAGCAACCACATCGCCAACGGCGAGGTCCCTCCGTTGCGGGAGAAGCTCCTCGAGCTCTCGCGTGAGGATCCGGGTGAGCTCTTGCGTCGCCAGGCCGAGGCCAACGCGGAGGACGTCGAGGCGACGGGCTCCGGGCTCGGGTATCTCATCATCATGAGCGATTACGGCGTGAGCCTGGGGTGGAAGCTCGATCCGGTCTCAGCGCAGAACACTTGCATCAGGACGATGGCGCGGCTGCCCATCTTGAAGGAAAGGGCTAGAATGGAAATCAAAGGTGGTAACTATCGAGTCTGGTACGATCCCGCGGAGGTCACGGTCTACTTCGAGGGTATCCTGCGCCTCGGCGGGCCGCAGGAATACCAGCCGATCGAGGATCTCCTCGAGAAGGTCCTCCTGGGGAACGCGAAGTCGATCACGATCGACATGCGCACCCTGAACTTCCTGAACAGCTCTGGCATCAACGTGCTCTACAAGTTCGCCATCGCCATGCGGAAGAAGGGTGACGTGCAGCTCGTCGTCCGGGGCTCGAAGGCGATCCCGTGGCAGGGCAAGTCGCTCCCGAACCTGAAGAAGTTCAACCAGAACTTCGAGATGATCTTCTGTGACTGA
- a CDS encoding ATP-binding protein, which produces MNQTNDVEKALDRSKPAPPDAWKRYAVAVLAAAIGLVVRWSLRPLLGDSNPFILLFPAVVVSGWYGGFRAGILTTLLGAAGVFAFFLNIQSVDHGGETEWFSGVLVFFMMGTLISWVTHQRNVAINHLREAHESERRARLDAEELMAREESLRSQAEAANRAKDEFLAMLGHELRNPLAPMVTALELIRMRSGGHLGRPEQVIERQVHHLGRMVDDLLDVSRVARGLISLSKRPTELEPIITRALEMASPLLEKRRHHVSVNVPRSALCVDADPDRLAQVFANLLTNAAKYTDPGGRVEVSAERRGDTIVATVRDTGVGMSKELLARVFEPFVQGAQSMERSAGGLGIGLTLVKSLVSLHGGEVSAYSDGAGRGSTIEVRLPACEQAALGEAEPARAAAEACPAHRVLVVDDNEDAATLLAEMIRAQGWPVAVAFDGPQALAMIESFAPDVAVLDIGLPVMDGYELAARIRERLGPRAPRLLAVTGYGQEEDRKQASEAGFEHHLVKPVSVDELLAAMAPRNGG; this is translated from the coding sequence TTGAACCAGACGAACGACGTCGAGAAGGCATTGGACCGGTCGAAGCCCGCGCCGCCCGATGCGTGGAAACGATACGCGGTCGCCGTGCTCGCGGCTGCGATCGGGCTCGTCGTGCGATGGTCGCTGAGGCCGCTCCTCGGCGATTCGAACCCTTTCATCCTGCTCTTTCCCGCCGTCGTCGTGAGCGGTTGGTATGGCGGATTTCGCGCCGGTATCCTCACCACGCTCCTCGGGGCCGCCGGGGTGTTCGCGTTTTTCCTGAATATCCAATCCGTGGACCACGGCGGCGAGACGGAGTGGTTCAGCGGCGTGCTCGTCTTTTTCATGATGGGCACGCTCATCAGCTGGGTCACGCACCAGCGGAACGTCGCCATCAACCACCTCCGTGAGGCCCACGAGAGCGAGCGCCGAGCGCGGCTCGACGCCGAAGAGCTCATGGCGCGCGAGGAGTCCCTCCGGAGCCAGGCCGAGGCGGCGAACCGCGCCAAAGACGAATTTCTGGCAATGCTGGGGCACGAGCTGCGCAACCCGCTCGCCCCGATGGTCACGGCGCTCGAGCTGATCCGGATGCGCAGCGGCGGCCATCTCGGCCGCCCGGAGCAGGTGATCGAGCGGCAAGTGCATCACCTCGGCCGGATGGTCGACGATCTGCTCGACGTCTCGCGCGTCGCGCGGGGCCTCATTTCGCTCTCGAAGCGCCCGACCGAGCTCGAGCCGATCATCACGCGAGCGCTCGAGATGGCGAGCCCGCTGCTCGAGAAGCGCCGCCACCACGTGAGCGTGAACGTGCCCCGGAGCGCGCTCTGCGTGGACGCCGATCCCGACCGGCTGGCGCAGGTCTTCGCCAACCTGCTCACGAACGCGGCGAAGTACACCGATCCCGGCGGGCGCGTCGAGGTCTCGGCCGAGCGGCGCGGCGACACGATCGTGGCCACGGTGCGCGACACGGGCGTGGGCATGTCGAAGGAGCTGCTCGCGCGCGTCTTCGAGCCGTTCGTGCAAGGCGCGCAGAGCATGGAGCGGAGCGCGGGCGGGCTCGGCATCGGCCTGACGCTCGTCAAGAGCCTGGTGTCGCTGCACGGCGGCGAGGTGTCGGCGTACAGCGACGGCGCGGGCCGCGGCAGCACGATCGAGGTGCGGCTGCCCGCGTGCGAGCAGGCGGCGCTCGGCGAGGCGGAGCCGGCGCGAGCGGCGGCCGAGGCGTGCCCTGCGCATCGGGTGCTGGTCGTCGACGACAACGAGGACGCGGCGACGCTCCTGGCGGAGATGATCCGCGCGCAAGGCTGGCCCGTGGCCGTGGCGTTCGACGGGCCGCAGGCCCTGGCCATGATCGAGTCGTTCGCGCCGGACGTGGCGGTGCTCGACATCGGGCTGCCCGTGATGGACGGCTACGAGCTCGCCGCGCGGATCCGCGAGCGGCTCGGGCCACGAGCGCCGCGGCTCCTCGCGGTGACGGGTTACGGGCAGGAGGAGGATCGCAAACAGGCGAGCGAGGCGGGCTTCGAGCACCACCTCGTCAAGCCGGTCAGCGTCGACGAGCTCCTCGCTGCGATGGCTCCGAGGAACGGGGGTTGA
- a CDS encoding L,D-transpeptidase: protein MDARKRLSLLALGVLALAGCKGKSSPEGIVSLSAPAEQVALDPATVPREGGPRIGAVEMAAIIYTKPDRRSPKLGYLRAGATAVRGEKPAAFDDCQGGYYRVLPAGYICAEGSATIDMKHPILRALTRRPDLSKPMPYPYAFVRAIAPNYYRPPKKAEQFQYEMRLKEHLRSYKRLKKKWDAIEVGANDVPLDAEGNAIGDPPSEPPELSDPELFGGDGSDAIPWFFQGGRKIPNISSFKVPDYAIITNRVARHAGLALIGTFVGDNDRRFAMTTDARLVPTSKLKPARGSTFHGVDMTKGWELPLAFVRVTGAYKYDTSERSLKKAGKLAFHVPIQLTGKSTRIGKTRLVEAKDGSWLKDSDVAIAVKPSELPSFAAKTKKWIDISILSQILILYEGTKPVYATAVATGRDGLGDPKKTYSTVRGTFKIREKHVTTTMDSHEVGNKFELRDVPWVQYFEAGYALHAAPWHDEYGKPRSHGCINLSPIDARRVFMWTDPPLPTDWHGVQASENTGEGTVVHIHP from the coding sequence ATGGATGCACGCAAGCGGCTCTCTCTCCTGGCCCTCGGGGTGCTCGCGCTCGCCGGGTGCAAAGGCAAGAGCTCCCCCGAGGGCATCGTCAGCCTGTCTGCGCCTGCGGAGCAGGTCGCGCTCGATCCGGCGACGGTGCCCAGGGAGGGCGGCCCCCGCATCGGCGCCGTGGAGATGGCGGCGATCATCTACACGAAGCCGGATCGGAGGTCGCCGAAGCTCGGCTACCTGCGCGCGGGCGCGACCGCGGTTCGCGGCGAGAAGCCCGCCGCGTTCGACGACTGCCAGGGCGGCTATTACCGCGTGCTGCCGGCCGGATACATCTGCGCCGAGGGCAGCGCGACGATCGACATGAAGCACCCGATCCTGCGGGCGCTCACGCGGCGGCCGGACCTCTCGAAGCCCATGCCGTATCCTTACGCGTTCGTACGAGCGATCGCGCCGAACTACTACCGGCCCCCGAAGAAGGCAGAGCAGTTCCAGTACGAGATGCGCCTCAAGGAGCACCTGCGCAGCTACAAGCGCCTCAAGAAGAAGTGGGACGCGATCGAGGTCGGCGCGAACGACGTGCCGCTCGACGCCGAGGGCAACGCGATCGGCGATCCCCCGAGCGAGCCGCCGGAGCTCTCGGATCCGGAGCTCTTCGGCGGCGACGGGAGCGACGCGATCCCCTGGTTCTTCCAGGGCGGCCGCAAGATCCCGAACATCAGCTCGTTCAAGGTCCCGGACTACGCGATCATCACGAACCGGGTCGCTCGGCACGCGGGGCTCGCGCTCATCGGCACGTTCGTCGGCGACAACGATCGGCGCTTCGCGATGACCACGGACGCGCGCCTCGTGCCGACCTCGAAGCTCAAGCCCGCGCGTGGATCGACGTTCCACGGCGTCGACATGACGAAGGGCTGGGAGCTGCCGCTCGCGTTCGTGCGCGTGACGGGCGCGTACAAGTACGACACGAGCGAGCGCTCGCTGAAGAAGGCAGGCAAGCTCGCGTTCCACGTGCCGATCCAGCTCACGGGCAAGAGCACGCGGATCGGCAAGACGCGCCTCGTCGAGGCCAAGGACGGGTCGTGGCTCAAGGACAGCGACGTGGCGATCGCGGTCAAACCGTCGGAGCTGCCGAGCTTCGCGGCGAAGACGAAGAAGTGGATCGACATCTCGATCCTGAGCCAGATCCTCATCCTCTACGAGGGGACGAAGCCCGTGTACGCGACGGCGGTGGCGACGGGGCGCGACGGGCTCGGGGATCCGAAGAAGACGTACTCGACCGTGCGCGGCACCTTCAAGATCCGCGAGAAGCACGTCACGACCACGATGGACTCGCACGAGGTCGGCAACAAGTTCGAGCTGCGCGACGTGCCGTGGGTGCAGTACTTCGAGGCGGGTTACGCGCTCCACGCGGCGCCGTGGCACGACGAGTACGGCAAGCCCCGGAGCCACGGCTGCATCAACCTCTCGCCGATCGACGCGCGCCGCGTCTTCATGTGGACCGATCCGCCGCTCCCGACGGACTGGCACGGCGTGCAGGCGAGCGAAAACACGGGCGAAGGCACCGTGGTGCACATCCATCCCTGA
- a CDS encoding pyridoxal-phosphate dependent enzyme, which yields MTLRKRLPLAHLPTPLQRPRRLAVATGIDLWVKRDDMTGGAEAGNKIRKLEFLLGAALSLESDTVITCGGLQSNHARATALAAASLGLRAVLFLRSNDPSLDPTRAPLEGNVLIDRLAGAEIRLISPEQYRDRERILDAAAEELRREGHKPYVIPEGGSNGLGALGYVEAMGEVRRQLDLGLGGGKAFDAIVVACGSGGTAAGAALGAALYGVASEVVAVAVCDDAPTFQARIEGIVREARALDPRLPEPTRVTVDDAHKGPAYAVSTPEQRRLITSVAGLSGMVLDPVYTGKAFSALMDLAGAKGPLAGKRILFVHTGGLPGLLAQGATFQDALGLDG from the coding sequence ATGACTCTTCGAAAGCGCCTCCCGCTCGCTCACCTGCCGACCCCCCTCCAGCGCCCGCGCAGGCTCGCCGTCGCGACGGGCATCGACCTCTGGGTCAAGCGCGACGACATGACGGGCGGCGCCGAGGCGGGCAACAAGATCCGCAAGCTCGAGTTCTTGCTCGGCGCGGCCCTCTCGCTCGAGTCGGACACCGTGATCACCTGCGGGGGCCTGCAATCGAACCACGCCCGCGCGACCGCGCTCGCGGCCGCCTCGCTCGGCCTGCGGGCGGTGCTCTTCTTGAGGTCGAACGATCCGTCGCTCGACCCGACCCGCGCGCCGCTCGAGGGCAACGTGCTGATCGACCGCCTCGCCGGCGCGGAGATCCGGCTCATCTCGCCCGAGCAGTACCGGGATCGCGAGCGCATCCTCGACGCGGCCGCCGAGGAGCTGCGCCGCGAGGGGCACAAGCCCTACGTGATCCCCGAGGGAGGCTCGAACGGGCTCGGCGCGCTCGGGTACGTCGAGGCCATGGGCGAGGTGCGCAGGCAGCTCGATCTCGGGCTCGGCGGCGGCAAGGCGTTCGACGCGATCGTGGTCGCGTGTGGATCGGGCGGCACGGCGGCGGGCGCGGCGCTCGGCGCGGCGCTGTACGGGGTCGCGAGCGAGGTCGTGGCCGTGGCGGTGTGTGACGACGCGCCGACGTTCCAGGCGCGGATCGAGGGCATCGTGCGGGAGGCGCGCGCGCTCGACCCGCGCCTGCCCGAGCCCACGCGCGTGACGGTCGACGACGCCCACAAGGGCCCGGCCTACGCGGTGAGCACGCCCGAGCAGCGCCGCCTCATCACGAGCGTCGCGGGTCTGTCCGGGATGGTGCTCGACCCGGTCTACACGGGCAAGGCGTTCTCGGCGCTGATGGACCTCGCGGGGGCCAAAGGCCCGCTCGCCGGCAAGCGGATCCTGTTCGTGCACACGGGCGGACTGCCGGGGCTCCTGGCGCAAGGAGCGACGTTCCAGGACGCGCTCGGTCTGGACGGATAA
- a CDS encoding ATP-binding protein, translated as MSAGGNRTQTAVGASISIAPLDHVAGDVAGLLGNFLFDLLGMFYPRQICSKANVVVIELVTNVMEHCSIRDGALRVDLKIDGDELMITVANPATEDEFKAVQERFTVIANAEDPRKLLADTVYRRRIDKAKGGLGLMRLTAESKFKLTAEYEQGFLVVKALFPMRGFA; from the coding sequence ATGAGCGCCGGGGGCAACCGGACGCAGACGGCGGTTGGAGCGTCGATTTCCATCGCGCCGCTCGATCACGTCGCCGGAGACGTGGCAGGCCTGCTCGGGAACTTTCTCTTCGACCTCCTGGGGATGTTCTACCCGCGGCAGATCTGCTCGAAGGCGAACGTGGTCGTCATCGAGCTGGTCACCAACGTGATGGAGCACTGCTCGATCCGCGACGGCGCATTGCGCGTCGACCTCAAGATCGACGGCGACGAGCTCATGATCACCGTGGCGAATCCCGCCACGGAAGACGAGTTCAAAGCCGTGCAGGAACGCTTCACCGTCATCGCCAACGCCGAGGACCCGCGGAAGCTGCTCGCGGACACGGTCTATCGCCGGCGTATCGACAAGGCGAAGGGAGGCCTCGGCCTCATGCGGCTCACCGCGGAGAGCAAGTTCAAGCTCACGGCTGAGTACGAGCAGGGGTTCCTCGTTGTCAAAGCGCTATTCCCGATGAGAGGTTTCGCATGA
- a CDS encoding SpoIIE family protein phosphatase, translating to MSSDARESLRGAGASGLLARFKKFNTKFLLVTGVSVLLGAILNMLVARQGIHKLSLEATREIEAGLNIAYRESLTNHLVDTSQHVNSSFQHAIADIEVVSDIAQTVADRGEDMNGIHATISGMPYFKDRFTFTPAFQRKDKDGKEQPAGGWLQNDAAEPAVISAWGYMQKDGAIVPEAQAAIERSAYLDLIMPAFTRHGAPKLQIYMVGPPALPFVRLAPYADLGKVFDELYPGHNATNFYEFFYAGLVPSWETWIKEPGGVKARKNYVTIFPPYMDAGGGGLIMTIFHPVWSKDRTGIEGAFGVDLTLETLITYIKDVKLAETGFAFLAQANGNVVAVNDEGVKKLGLKTKADKQGLELLQRFLKDSTEPQVAAIALPSDGAVHYREDVQIGGQPHIMVLKQLTTFQTLADGKIAPENWTLGFVVPKKEIYASLFKAQDAIETSRTSIVASQAFVSFGSILVLMAGVFLVSRKMTGTLVALSEGATRMRQGDYAVRVHVTSEDEIGQLTGAFNEMAAEIQAHTNNLEQLVKARTGELEDANKEIMSLNAQLAQENLRLGAELNVARQLQLMVLPPAQELQEIKDLDIAGYMSPADEVGGDYYDVLRGNGVIKIGIGDVTGHGLESGVLMLMVQTAVRTLLASNETDPMRFLGIVNKVIYQNIQRISSDKNLTLSLMDYSDGKLRLTGQHEEVIVVRVSGELERVDTTGLGLPVGMDEDITEFLANMEIALESGDVVVLFTDGVTEAERTDTAQYGVERLCEVIAQHHKKTSQEIKDAIIEDLMSHIGTNKVYDDITVLVIKRL from the coding sequence GTGTCGTCAGACGCTCGTGAGAGTCTCAGGGGAGCGGGAGCCAGCGGCCTGCTCGCGAGATTCAAGAAATTCAACACCAAGTTTCTTCTGGTCACGGGCGTCAGCGTTCTGCTCGGCGCGATCCTCAACATGCTCGTCGCCCGGCAGGGCATCCACAAGCTGAGCCTCGAGGCGACCCGCGAGATCGAGGCGGGCCTCAATATCGCCTACCGCGAGTCGCTGACGAACCACCTCGTCGACACGAGCCAGCACGTCAACTCGAGCTTCCAGCACGCCATCGCCGACATCGAGGTCGTCTCCGACATCGCCCAGACCGTCGCGGATCGGGGCGAGGACATGAACGGCATTCACGCGACGATCTCGGGGATGCCGTATTTCAAGGATCGGTTCACGTTCACGCCTGCGTTTCAGCGGAAGGACAAGGACGGCAAGGAGCAGCCCGCGGGCGGCTGGCTCCAGAACGACGCTGCCGAGCCCGCGGTCATCTCGGCCTGGGGGTACATGCAGAAGGACGGCGCGATCGTGCCCGAGGCGCAGGCGGCGATCGAGAGGTCGGCGTACCTCGACCTCATCATGCCGGCCTTCACGCGGCATGGCGCGCCGAAGCTCCAGATCTACATGGTCGGGCCGCCGGCGCTGCCCTTCGTTCGCCTCGCCCCGTACGCCGACCTCGGCAAGGTCTTCGACGAGCTCTACCCGGGCCATAACGCGACGAACTTCTACGAGTTCTTTTATGCCGGCCTGGTCCCGAGCTGGGAGACGTGGATCAAGGAGCCGGGAGGCGTCAAGGCTCGCAAGAACTACGTGACGATCTTCCCGCCGTACATGGATGCCGGCGGCGGCGGCCTGATCATGACGATCTTCCACCCGGTGTGGTCGAAGGATCGGACGGGCATCGAGGGCGCGTTTGGGGTCGATCTCACGCTGGAGACGCTGATTACGTACATCAAGGACGTGAAGCTCGCGGAGACGGGCTTCGCGTTCCTCGCGCAGGCGAACGGCAACGTCGTCGCGGTGAACGACGAGGGCGTGAAGAAGCTCGGGCTGAAGACGAAGGCCGACAAGCAGGGCCTCGAGCTCTTGCAGCGGTTCTTGAAGGACAGCACCGAGCCCCAGGTCGCGGCGATCGCGCTCCCGAGCGACGGCGCGGTGCACTACCGCGAGGACGTGCAGATCGGCGGCCAGCCGCACATCATGGTGCTGAAGCAGCTCACGACGTTCCAGACGCTGGCGGACGGGAAAATCGCGCCGGAGAACTGGACGCTCGGCTTCGTGGTGCCGAAGAAGGAGATCTACGCGTCTCTGTTCAAGGCGCAGGACGCGATCGAGACGAGCCGGACGAGCATCGTGGCGAGCCAGGCGTTCGTCTCATTTGGCTCGATCCTCGTGCTCATGGCGGGCGTCTTCCTCGTCTCGCGGAAGATGACGGGCACCTTGGTGGCGCTCTCCGAGGGCGCGACGCGTATGCGCCAGGGCGACTACGCCGTGCGCGTGCATGTGACGAGCGAGGACGAGATCGGCCAGCTCACGGGGGCCTTCAACGAGATGGCCGCCGAGATCCAGGCGCACACGAACAACCTCGAGCAGCTCGTCAAGGCGCGCACGGGTGAGCTCGAGGATGCGAACAAGGAGATCATGAGCCTCAACGCCCAGCTCGCGCAGGAGAACCTGCGGCTCGGCGCGGAGCTCAACGTGGCGCGGCAGCTCCAGCTCATGGTGCTCCCGCCCGCGCAGGAGCTGCAGGAGATCAAGGACCTCGACATCGCGGGGTACATGTCGCCTGCGGACGAGGTCGGCGGTGATTATTACGATGTGCTCCGCGGCAACGGCGTCATCAAGATCGGCATCGGCGACGTGACCGGGCACGGCCTCGAGAGCGGCGTGCTCATGTTGATGGTGCAGACCGCGGTCCGTACGCTGCTCGCCAGCAACGAGACGGATCCGATGCGGTTCCTCGGCATCGTCAACAAGGTCATCTACCAGAACATCCAGCGCATCAGCTCGGACAAGAACCTCACGCTATCGCTGATGGACTACAGCGACGGCAAGCTCCGGCTCACGGGTCAGCACGAAGAGGTCATCGTCGTGCGGGTTTCGGGCGAGCTCGAGCGCGTGGACACGACCGGGCTCGGGCTGCCGGTGGGCATGGACGAGGACATCACCGAGTTCCTCGCCAACATGGAGATCGCGCTGGAGTCGGGGGACGTCGTCGTTCTCTTCACGGACGGGGTGACGGAGGCGGAGCGCACCGACACGGCGCAGTATGGCGTCGAGCGGCTATGCGAGGTCATCGCTCAGCACCACAAGAAGACGTCGCAGGAGATCAAGGACGCGATCATCGAAGACCTGATGAGCCACATCGGTACGAACAAGGTCTACGATGACATCACCGTGTTGGTCATCAAGAGGCTATGA